The following are encoded together in the Acidovorax sp. KKS102 genome:
- a CDS encoding nucleobase:cation symporter-2 family protein, translating into MNPPVHPVDEHLPLGRLTALGLQHVLVMYAGAVAVPLIVGRALNLTPDQVAKLISADLFVCGLVTLIQALGASRWFGIQLPVMMGVTFASVAPMISMAQSTGGTAGAGLIFGSVIGAGVISILIAPLVSRMLRFFPPVVTGTIIAVIGISLMRVGINWIFGNPVGPTAPSVPNPEHLKWLAEAQAAAGAPGSSLPPVPKGFAVVPTVPNPKYADLTGVGISGLVLLSILLIAKFAKGFIANISVLLGIVIGAVVAVGMGLMNFDKVAKAQWFDLVLPFEIAGPVFDPILILTMTLVMIVVMIESTGMFLALGEMTDRKVDQAALTRGLRTDGLGTLLGGIFNTFPYTSFSQNVGLVAVTGVKSRFVCVAGGVILIVLGVLPKMAALVESLPTMVLGGAGLVMFGMVAATGIRILGGVDFKTNRFNAMIVAVSIGVGMVPLIAPNFRQWMPHAIHPLIESGILLASITAVALNVFFNGASRDTSAAVNAARQADAH; encoded by the coding sequence ATGAACCCGCCCGTACACCCCGTGGACGAACACCTGCCCCTGGGGCGACTGACGGCGCTGGGCCTGCAGCATGTGCTGGTGATGTATGCGGGCGCCGTGGCGGTGCCGCTCATCGTGGGCCGCGCGCTCAACCTCACGCCCGACCAAGTGGCCAAACTGATCTCGGCCGACCTGTTTGTGTGCGGGCTGGTCACGCTGATCCAGGCGCTGGGCGCCTCGCGCTGGTTTGGCATTCAGCTGCCGGTGATGATGGGGGTGACCTTTGCCTCGGTGGCGCCCATGATTTCGATGGCGCAGAGCACGGGTGGCACGGCCGGGGCCGGGCTGATCTTTGGCTCGGTGATCGGCGCGGGTGTGATCTCCATCCTGATCGCACCGCTGGTCAGCCGCATGCTCCGCTTCTTCCCGCCCGTGGTCACCGGCACCATCATCGCAGTCATCGGCATCAGCCTGATGCGCGTGGGCATCAACTGGATCTTTGGCAACCCCGTGGGCCCCACAGCGCCCAGCGTGCCCAACCCCGAGCACCTCAAATGGCTGGCAGAGGCGCAGGCAGCGGCGGGTGCACCCGGTTCATCGCTGCCGCCGGTCCCCAAGGGCTTTGCCGTGGTGCCCACGGTGCCCAACCCCAAGTACGCAGACCTGACCGGTGTGGGCATCTCGGGCCTGGTGCTGCTGTCCATCTTGCTAATTGCCAAGTTTGCCAAGGGCTTCATTGCCAACATCTCGGTGCTGCTGGGCATCGTGATCGGCGCGGTGGTTGCCGTGGGCATGGGGCTGATGAACTTCGACAAGGTGGCCAAGGCGCAGTGGTTTGACCTGGTGCTGCCGTTCGAGATTGCCGGCCCCGTGTTCGACCCCATCCTGATCCTGACCATGACCCTGGTGATGATCGTGGTCATGATCGAATCCACCGGCATGTTCCTCGCCCTGGGCGAGATGACCGACCGCAAGGTGGACCAGGCCGCCCTCACGCGCGGCCTGCGCACCGACGGCCTGGGCACGCTGCTGGGCGGCATCTTCAACACCTTTCCGTACACCAGCTTCTCGCAGAACGTGGGCCTGGTGGCCGTCACCGGCGTCAAGAGCCGCTTTGTGTGTGTGGCCGGCGGTGTGATCCTGATCGTGCTGGGTGTGCTGCCCAAGATGGCCGCGCTGGTCGAGTCGCTGCCCACCATGGTGCTGGGCGGCGCGGGGCTGGTGATGTTCGGCATGGTGGCGGCCACGGGCATCCGCATCCTGGGCGGGGTGGACTTCAAGACCAACCGCTTCAACGCCATGATCGTGGCCGTCTCCATCGGCGTGGGCATGGTGCCGCTGATCGCGCCCAACTTCCGCCAGTGGATGCCGCATGCCATCCACCCCTTGATCGAATCCGGTATCCTCCTGGCCTCGATCACGGCGGTGGCCCTGAACGTTTTCTTCAATGGCGCCAGCCGCGACACCTCCGCCGCTGTCAACGCCGCACGCCAGGCCGACGCCCACTAG